From Pontibacter actiniarum, a single genomic window includes:
- a CDS encoding rhomboid family intramembrane serine protease — MATDYTAQAEALSTEQLQGVLHMHTQYEPQAVLAVLAELERRGVPVAQPEQLKQELLQAQEPPQPETLAQKGRGFLQVFVPKPHYFVTPILLNLNLLVFVAGALLGVHVLDPDAARLVELGANFGPYTLTGEWWRLLTSMFLHGGLVHLLFNMVALVNIGTQLEALVGRVQFVLAYVLCGLAGSVVSLWWTSPEVSVSVGASGAIFGMFGMLLMVLLLERELDWKSKRAILGNMVFVIGINLAYGMRGGIDNAAHIGGLLAGVVFGSVLLLRSGRYITQAYGAVGNAITVAAGALVLLVWFLQIPFTGTVRYVYVMEEVGELERSALEAALALDAAGDTYKPEEVLPLLEQGVRAWEASEVLLESVDDAPAGEEKRVATMLDYVRLRKLSYQLLHDDMAAGRPLMHPKQQQMMSAISHFAAQLQGRDPREER, encoded by the coding sequence ATGGCAACAGACTATACCGCGCAGGCCGAGGCGCTTAGTACAGAGCAACTGCAGGGCGTACTGCACATGCACACGCAGTATGAGCCGCAGGCCGTGCTCGCCGTACTTGCAGAGCTGGAGCGCCGGGGAGTGCCCGTGGCGCAGCCGGAACAGCTGAAGCAGGAGCTACTGCAGGCGCAGGAGCCGCCGCAGCCGGAAACGCTGGCACAGAAGGGCAGGGGCTTCCTGCAGGTCTTCGTGCCGAAGCCGCACTACTTCGTCACCCCGATCCTGCTAAACCTGAACCTGCTGGTTTTTGTGGCCGGGGCGCTGCTTGGGGTGCACGTGCTGGACCCGGACGCAGCGCGGCTGGTGGAGCTGGGGGCAAACTTTGGCCCCTACACACTCACCGGTGAGTGGTGGCGCCTGCTCACAAGTATGTTTTTGCACGGAGGGCTGGTGCACCTGCTGTTCAACATGGTGGCGCTCGTAAACATCGGGACGCAGCTGGAGGCCCTGGTGGGGCGTGTGCAGTTTGTGCTGGCGTACGTTCTCTGCGGCCTGGCGGGCAGTGTTGTCAGCCTCTGGTGGACCAGCCCCGAGGTGAGTGTGTCTGTGGGAGCGTCGGGCGCGATCTTTGGGATGTTCGGGATGCTGCTGATGGTGCTCCTGCTGGAGCGAGAGCTGGACTGGAAAAGCAAGCGCGCCATCCTCGGCAACATGGTGTTTGTGATCGGCATTAACCTGGCCTACGGCATGCGCGGCGGCATCGACAACGCGGCCCACATCGGCGGGCTGTTGGCGGGGGTGGTCTTCGGCAGCGTGCTTTTGCTGCGCTCGGGGCGCTACATCACCCAAGCGTACGGAGCAGTGGGCAACGCCATTACCGTGGCGGCTGGAGCGTTGGTGTTGTTGGTATGGTTCCTGCAGATTCCGTTTACGGGCACGGTGCGGTATGTGTATGTGATGGAGGAGGTAGGGGAACTGGAGCGATCTGCCCTGGAGGCCGCCCTGGCCCTGGATGCTGCGGGCGACACGTATAAGCCGGAGGAGGTGCTGCCGCTGCTGGAGCAGGGCGTCCGGGCATGGGAGGCGAGTGAGGTGCTGCTGGAGAGCGTAGACGACGCCCCGGCTGGCGAGGAGAAGCGCGTTGCCACCATGCTGGACTATGTGCGCCTCCGCAAGCTGTCGTACCAGTTGCTGCACGATGACATGGCGGCTGGCCGGCCGCTCATGCACCCCAAGCAGCAGCAAATGATGTCTGCCATCAGTCATTTTGCCGCGCAGCTGCAGGGCCGCGATCCTCGGGAGGAGCGGTAG
- a CDS encoding M28 family peptidase, with protein MTTKSTLKPLLALLLLAGAPIANPTESIAQEVVRQDDDIKQMVNQISAQNLEQLVRKMVSFGTRHTLSTTTSKKEGIGAAREWVKSEFEKYAKTADGRMTVEMDRFVVPADGRRVPQDTEMANVMAVLKGTDPNDSRVFIVGGHLDSRATDVMDAKSKAPGANDDASGVAMVMEMARVMAPHKFPATLLFVAFQGEEQGLYGSSHLAERAKKEGWNLVAMQNNDIVGNSYSAETGLHDNTKVRIFSEGTPANETEEQARLRKILGAESDSPSRNLARYMELVGEKYVDQMDVVLVHRTDRFLRGGDHTPFNRQGYTAVRMSEMNEDFDHQHQDVRKEDGKQYGDLVEFMDFEYLRKNAGVNLATMASLAWAPAAPEKVGVLTYNLTNKTDLQWEAPSKGKKPAGYYVLMRETSSPNWEKRFYVTDTKATLPYSKDNYFFAVQSADKDGHASLPVLPAPVR; from the coding sequence ATGACCACTAAATCTACCCTTAAACCTCTGCTGGCGCTACTGCTGCTGGCAGGAGCCCCCATAGCTAACCCCACAGAAAGTATAGCCCAGGAAGTAGTTCGCCAGGACGATGACATCAAGCAGATGGTGAACCAGATCTCCGCCCAAAACCTGGAGCAGCTGGTACGTAAAATGGTAAGTTTCGGCACACGCCATACCCTTAGCACCACTACCAGCAAGAAAGAAGGCATCGGCGCAGCCCGCGAGTGGGTAAAGTCTGAGTTTGAAAAGTACGCCAAAACCGCTGACGGCCGCATGACCGTGGAAATGGACCGCTTTGTGGTGCCGGCCGATGGACGCCGCGTGCCGCAGGACACGGAGATGGCAAATGTTATGGCCGTTCTCAAGGGCACTGACCCGAACGATAGCCGCGTGTTTATTGTAGGCGGCCACCTCGACTCCAGGGCAACCGACGTGATGGACGCCAAGAGCAAAGCGCCGGGCGCCAACGACGATGCTTCCGGTGTGGCCATGGTGATGGAGATGGCCCGCGTCATGGCTCCCCATAAATTCCCGGCTACGCTTCTTTTTGTGGCCTTCCAGGGAGAGGAGCAGGGCCTGTACGGCTCCAGCCATTTAGCCGAGCGCGCCAAGAAAGAAGGCTGGAACCTGGTGGCGATGCAGAACAATGATATTGTGGGCAACTCCTACTCTGCCGAGACAGGCCTGCATGATAACACTAAAGTGCGCATCTTCAGCGAAGGCACGCCGGCCAACGAAACCGAAGAGCAGGCCCGCCTGCGCAAGATACTGGGCGCCGAGAGCGACAGCCCGAGCCGCAACCTGGCCCGCTACATGGAGCTGGTTGGCGAGAAGTACGTTGACCAGATGGATGTGGTACTGGTGCACCGCACCGACCGCTTTCTGCGCGGCGGCGACCATACGCCCTTCAACAGGCAAGGCTACACCGCTGTGCGCATGAGCGAGATGAACGAAGACTTTGACCACCAGCACCAGGATGTGCGCAAAGAAGACGGCAAGCAGTACGGCGACCTGGTTGAGTTTATGGACTTCGAGTACCTGCGCAAGAATGCCGGTGTTAACCTGGCCACTATGGCCAGCCTGGCATGGGCCCCGGCCGCCCCAGAGAAGGTAGGCGTTCTAACCTATAACCTGACGAACAAAACCGACCTGCAGTGGGAGGCGCCGAGCAAAGGGAAGAAGCCTGCCGGCTATTATGTACTGATGCGCGAAACAAGCAGCCCGAATTGGGAGAAGCGCTTCTATGTGACGGACACCAAAGCTACCCTGCCATACTCTAAAGACAATTATTTCTTTGCCGTGCAGTCGGCTGACAAGGACGGCCATGCGAGTCTGCCTGTGTTACCGGCACCTGTTCGTTAA
- a CDS encoding DUF721 domain-containing protein codes for MRYYKKKEEIDRRKADIQPIGESLKALMQAYRLDGKLSEVQLVQNWEKIMGKPIALKTQQLYFKDGKLFVKLTSAPLKHELNMSKSKVIDILNTEAGRDVVKDVVFL; via the coding sequence GTGCGCTACTACAAGAAGAAAGAGGAGATTGACAGACGCAAGGCCGATATCCAGCCGATTGGAGAGAGCCTGAAGGCGCTGATGCAGGCCTATCGCCTGGATGGCAAGCTGAGCGAGGTACAGCTGGTGCAAAACTGGGAGAAGATCATGGGCAAACCCATTGCCCTGAAAACGCAGCAGCTATACTTTAAGGACGGAAAGCTTTTTGTGAAACTAACGTCTGCCCCGCTTAAGCACGAGCTTAACATGTCTAAGAGCAAGGTGATCGATATCCTGAACACAGAGGCGGGACGTGACGTGGTGAAGGATGTTGTCTTCCTGTAG
- a CDS encoding acyl-CoA thioesterase → MNTTPNYRPVSYSRTTLTELMIPSYANFGGKIHGGILLSLMDKVAYACASKHAANYCVTVSVEGVHFLQPVDVGDLVSLKASVNYVGNTSLMVGIRVIAENVKTGTVKHTNTSYFTMVAKGDDDKPAQVPGLILESREDARRFLEAIKRRELSQRYEKELANSKTVLSVDSELHLLESQRCQLAF, encoded by the coding sequence ATGAACACCACTCCAAACTACCGCCCTGTTTCCTACTCCCGCACGACGCTCACCGAGCTCATGATCCCGAGCTACGCCAACTTTGGCGGCAAGATACACGGCGGCATCTTACTGTCGCTGATGGACAAAGTGGCCTACGCCTGCGCCTCAAAGCATGCGGCCAACTACTGCGTTACGGTGTCGGTGGAGGGGGTGCACTTCCTTCAGCCGGTGGATGTGGGCGACCTGGTATCGCTGAAGGCCTCTGTAAACTACGTGGGCAACACTTCGTTGATGGTCGGCATTAGGGTGATCGCTGAAAACGTGAAAACGGGCACTGTAAAGCACACCAACACGTCTTATTTTACCATGGTGGCTAAAGGCGATGATGATAAACCTGCACAGGTTCCAGGGCTCATACTTGAGTCGCGGGAGGATGCCCGCCGCTTTTTAGAGGCCATTAAGCGCCGGGAACTGTCGCAGCGCTATGAAAAGGAACTCGCCAACTCCAAAACAGTCCTCAGTGTAGACTCCGAACTGCACCTGCTCGAAAGCCAGCGCTGCCAACTGGCCTTTTAG
- a CDS encoding T9SS type A sorting domain-containing protein has product MRFHLYFLYTLLLTCLSGAAIAQDEQEYTPYKGGSSHGSASAQLSAPTLLSGEPVPQVLYNGGQSDGYTLSATSTPLTFTGEATDVTLFQGGKADGAATANSVNLQLNGDTLVLSLFFGGGSDGWAQATLPGSRALDGASVVLTLFQGGEADGASVSASPDQTLGGGILDLTLYQGGGSDGWASAQLPEEQSLEGERYAPSLFAGGSSDGWAHGQSEDQALDGEQQELTMYMGARADGWATLTSASQSLNGRPEALVLFMGGSSDGADMEETIRLIPTPVELAYFKGFRKSDSQVELQWTTASEHNNAGFEVWRSDGNGPWRKIGYRQGKGTVYTPITYTYPDTNYQSTITYYKLKQLDHDSTATYSKIIAVPAAAQAKRLPLVWPIPARTFLTVQATAPEAAANLKLFTPNAQLVLQKSFKGQSEVDVRHLAAGLYFLHVLEPGAPPAVMKILVAE; this is encoded by the coding sequence GTGCGTTTCCATCTGTACTTCCTTTACACGCTGCTACTTACCTGCCTATCCGGTGCCGCTATAGCACAGGACGAACAGGAGTATACGCCCTACAAAGGCGGAAGCAGCCACGGAAGCGCCTCAGCACAGCTCTCCGCCCCAACGCTACTGTCCGGCGAGCCGGTGCCGCAGGTTTTGTACAACGGCGGGCAGTCCGACGGTTATACTTTATCAGCAACAAGCACACCTCTAACGTTTACCGGAGAGGCAACCGACGTTACTCTCTTCCAGGGAGGCAAGGCCGACGGAGCCGCCACGGCCAACTCCGTAAACCTGCAGCTTAACGGAGATACCCTGGTGCTGTCGCTGTTCTTCGGCGGAGGAAGCGATGGCTGGGCACAGGCAACGTTGCCAGGGTCGCGTGCTTTAGACGGAGCAAGCGTGGTGCTTACCCTTTTCCAGGGAGGTGAAGCCGACGGGGCAAGCGTCAGCGCCTCCCCAGACCAAACACTGGGCGGCGGCATTTTGGATCTAACGCTTTACCAGGGTGGCGGCTCAGACGGATGGGCCAGCGCGCAGCTGCCCGAAGAGCAGTCTTTAGAAGGAGAAAGATATGCCCCATCGCTCTTCGCCGGGGGCTCCTCCGATGGCTGGGCACACGGCCAGTCCGAAGACCAGGCGCTGGATGGGGAGCAGCAGGAACTGACGATGTACATGGGTGCCCGGGCTGACGGATGGGCAACGCTTACCTCCGCAAGCCAGTCGCTGAACGGAAGGCCGGAAGCGCTTGTACTGTTTATGGGAGGCAGTAGCGATGGTGCTGACATGGAAGAGACGATCAGGCTTATCCCCACGCCTGTGGAGCTTGCTTACTTTAAGGGGTTCCGAAAGTCGGATAGCCAGGTGGAGCTGCAGTGGACGACCGCTTCTGAGCACAACAACGCAGGCTTTGAAGTATGGCGCTCCGACGGGAATGGCCCCTGGCGGAAGATTGGATACAGGCAGGGCAAAGGAACAGTGTACACCCCCATCACCTACACGTACCCAGACACAAACTACCAGAGCACAATTACCTACTATAAGCTTAAGCAGCTGGACCACGACAGCACAGCCACTTACTCCAAAATAATTGCCGTGCCTGCAGCAGCACAGGCAAAGCGCCTGCCGCTGGTCTGGCCTATTCCTGCCCGCACCTTCCTGACCGTGCAGGCCACCGCTCCTGAGGCCGCCGCTAACCTTAAGCTCTTCACACCGAACGCGCAGCTCGTTCTGCAGAAAAGCTTTAAGGGTCAGTCTGAGGTCGACGTGCGCCACCTGGCGGCGGGTTTATACTTTCTGCACGTTTTAGAGCCAGGCGCACCCCCGGCCGTTATGAAGATACTTGTGGCAGAATAA
- a CDS encoding zinc ribbon domain-containing protein, with amino-acid sequence MATPQHPATKTCPNCGATVPAGAPMCPECGEPLQTNGTPWYSNLTPTEVFLMILGSIMLAIGLVAV; translated from the coding sequence ATGGCTACTCCCCAACACCCCGCAACTAAAACCTGCCCCAACTGCGGAGCAACAGTACCTGCAGGCGCTCCCATGTGCCCGGAATGCGGAGAGCCACTGCAGACCAACGGCACCCCGTGGTACAGCAATTTAACCCCCACCGAAGTCTTTCTGATGATCCTCGGGAGTATCATGCTGGCAATAGGGCTGGTCGCTGTCTAG
- a CDS encoding head GIN domain-containing protein yields MSIKKIYTATFGVFALAFLLFSTSAVTAQSLRGNKQMTTQNRKVSGIKGIDVSGGFVVELTQGSNEGVRLEAEENLIDNIKTEVRNGILHIYNDKSISTNKGMKAYVTLKDLERIDISGGVKVTGNSNFKTPSLKMDMSGGSHVKLTVDTEKINADMSGASKVELLGKADVMHMEMSGASRVDASELEAREVKVQASGASNVKVFAKEALDINASGASAIYYKGSPNITSDVSAAARVSRL; encoded by the coding sequence ATGAGCATTAAAAAGATTTACACAGCTACGTTCGGCGTTTTTGCGCTCGCTTTTTTGCTGTTCAGCACATCAGCCGTAACAGCGCAGTCGCTTCGCGGTAACAAGCAAATGACCACCCAGAACAGAAAAGTGTCCGGCATCAAGGGGATTGATGTGAGCGGCGGCTTTGTGGTGGAACTGACGCAGGGCAGCAACGAAGGCGTGCGCCTGGAGGCCGAGGAAAACCTCATCGACAACATTAAAACCGAGGTGCGTAACGGTATCCTGCACATCTACAACGACAAGAGCATCAGCACGAATAAGGGCATGAAGGCGTACGTTACCCTAAAAGACCTGGAGCGCATCGACATCAGCGGGGGGGTGAAGGTAACCGGCAACTCCAACTTTAAAACGCCGTCCCTGAAGATGGACATGAGCGGCGGCTCACACGTAAAGCTGACGGTAGACACCGAAAAGATAAACGCTGACATGAGCGGTGCCAGCAAAGTGGAGCTGCTGGGCAAGGCCGACGTAATGCATATGGAAATGTCCGGCGCATCGAGGGTAGACGCCTCTGAGCTGGAGGCGCGCGAGGTGAAGGTGCAGGCCAGCGGCGCCAGCAATGTGAAGGTGTTCGCCAAGGAAGCACTGGATATAAACGCCTCCGGTGCCTCGGCAATTTACTATAAAGGCAGCCCGAACATCACCTCAGATGTGTCGGCGGCGGCCAGAGTATCCAGGCTGTAA
- a CDS encoding SUMF1/EgtB/PvdO family nonheme iron enzyme, with translation MRQLLVTLLVCLTSFSGYTNNINVSNVNLSNQNTADKTTTVSFNISWDNSWRLSVGQQNWDAAWVFVKYQPSGSQQWYHAKLKTTGHTAPTGSKVDTPADGAGAFIYRSAAGSGTFSLADVGLKWDYAANGLTDGALVTVKVFAVEMVYVPQGAFFAGDFGTSNGAFKKGSASNDTRPWDITSEGAISVTTAASNSYYYTQGTSSSTASMWGLGTGSSFTIPAAFPKGFSAFYSMKYEVSEGQWVDFFNTLTTPQKNTLDITATGTTNKASDGVVNRNTISWTGGDATTQAPNRACSFLSWIDAAAYADWAGLRPMTELEYEKAARGNMGAIGGEYAWGNGDYILPVTAVANDGTAEEASNTLNANANYGNGGVLGPVRVGMFATATSNRQQAGASYWGIMDLSGNLWERVVSVGYAAAHPFAGTHGDGELSGDGYANNADWPGATGATNEVKGAAGAGFRGGSWSSTAAATDLRVSDRRWATYNYATRGNDHGFRAVRTAPGL, from the coding sequence ATGCGCCAGCTTTTAGTTACCCTCCTCGTTTGCCTCACCTCGTTTTCAGGATACACAAACAACATCAACGTCAGCAATGTGAACCTGAGCAATCAGAACACAGCCGACAAAACCACAACGGTTAGCTTTAACATCAGCTGGGACAACTCGTGGCGCCTGTCGGTGGGCCAGCAGAACTGGGACGCCGCCTGGGTATTTGTTAAGTACCAGCCAAGCGGAAGCCAGCAGTGGTACCACGCCAAGCTGAAAACCACCGGCCACACTGCCCCTACAGGCTCCAAGGTCGACACGCCTGCTGACGGAGCGGGTGCCTTTATTTACCGTTCTGCCGCTGGCTCAGGCACGTTCTCGCTGGCTGACGTGGGCCTGAAGTGGGATTACGCGGCCAACGGCCTCACCGACGGGGCCCTGGTTACAGTAAAGGTGTTTGCCGTGGAAATGGTGTACGTGCCGCAGGGGGCTTTTTTCGCCGGGGACTTCGGCACCTCCAACGGGGCGTTCAAGAAAGGATCGGCCAGCAACGACACGCGCCCCTGGGACATCACCAGTGAGGGAGCCATTTCTGTAACCACAGCCGCCTCCAACAGCTACTACTATACCCAGGGCACCTCCAGCTCCACGGCTTCCATGTGGGGCTTAGGAACAGGAAGCTCCTTCACAATTCCAGCGGCTTTCCCAAAAGGCTTCAGCGCTTTCTACAGCATGAAGTATGAGGTATCTGAGGGGCAGTGGGTTGATTTCTTCAACACGCTGACCACACCGCAGAAAAACACGCTGGATATTACAGCCACCGGAACAACAAACAAGGCCTCTGACGGAGTTGTAAACCGCAACACCATCAGCTGGACAGGAGGAGATGCCACCACACAGGCTCCAAACCGCGCCTGTAGCTTTTTAAGCTGGATAGATGCCGCCGCTTACGCAGACTGGGCCGGGCTACGGCCGATGACAGAGCTAGAGTATGAAAAAGCGGCGCGCGGTAACATGGGCGCCATTGGCGGAGAGTATGCCTGGGGCAACGGGGACTACATCCTGCCAGTAACAGCGGTTGCTAATGACGGCACCGCAGAGGAAGCAAGCAATACGCTAAACGCAAACGCTAACTACGGCAACGGGGGCGTGCTGGGGCCTGTGCGTGTAGGCATGTTTGCCACCGCAACCTCTAACCGGCAGCAGGCAGGTGCCTCCTACTGGGGAATCATGGATTTGAGCGGCAACCTGTGGGAGCGGGTGGTGAGCGTGGGGTACGCGGCCGCACATCCTTTTGCAGGCACACACGGAGACGGGGAGCTAAGCGGTGACGGCTACGCAAACAACGCCGACTGGCCCGGTGCTACCGGAGCCACCAACGAGGTGAAAGGAGCCGCCGGTGCCGGGTTCCGCGGCGGTTCCTGGTCCTCTACCGCTGCCGCAACAGACCTGCGCGTGTCCGACAGGCGCTGGGCCACCTACAACTACGCCACCCGTGGCAACGACCACGGCTTCCGGGCTGTACGCACCGCTCCGGGCCTCTAG
- a CDS encoding N-formylglutamate amidohydrolase translates to MTQTKVDTVYYTLSRGNSPLVATAIHDGHQVRHNLKSLFNLTSDERLREEDPFTSEWVGITDNQVVGHYSRFELDLNRPPEKAIYRTPDDAWGLQVWKEDLPEDMAQESMMRYEKFYQDVKLMLTKLIEEHGCIVIYDLHTYNHRREGPQGPAANPEENPEVNIGTGNMNREKWAPVVEALIHSLGNYNYQGRKLDVRENIKFEGGHFMRWIHDTFGDKVCVMSIEFKKFFMDEWTGEPDQEQVQEIKQALQQSTKPVQEALAQVCQV, encoded by the coding sequence ATGACACAGACAAAAGTAGATACAGTATACTATACCCTCAGCCGCGGCAACAGCCCCCTGGTAGCCACAGCCATCCACGATGGCCACCAGGTGCGCCACAACCTCAAGAGCCTTTTTAACCTTACCTCAGACGAGCGGCTGCGCGAGGAGGACCCCTTCACCTCAGAGTGGGTGGGCATTACCGACAACCAGGTGGTGGGCCACTACTCCCGCTTTGAACTCGACCTGAACCGCCCGCCCGAAAAAGCCATTTACCGCACACCCGACGACGCCTGGGGCCTGCAGGTATGGAAAGAGGACCTGCCGGAGGACATGGCGCAGGAGTCAATGATGCGCTACGAGAAGTTTTACCAGGATGTAAAGCTGATGCTGACAAAGCTTATTGAGGAGCACGGCTGCATTGTAATATACGACCTGCACACCTATAACCACCGCCGCGAGGGGCCGCAGGGGCCTGCCGCCAACCCGGAGGAGAACCCGGAGGTAAACATCGGCACGGGCAACATGAACCGCGAAAAGTGGGCACCGGTGGTGGAGGCGCTCATCCACAGCCTGGGCAACTACAATTACCAGGGCCGAAAACTGGACGTGCGCGAGAACATCAAGTTTGAGGGCGGCCACTTTATGCGCTGGATCCACGACACCTTCGGCGACAAAGTGTGCGTGATGAGCATCGAGTTTAAGAAGTTCTTTATGGATGAGTGGACCGGGGAGCCGGATCAGGAGCAGGTACAGGAGATAAAGCAGGCGCTGCAGCAAAGCACCAAACCCGTGCAGGAGGCACTGGCACAGGTGTGCCAGGTATAG
- the bla gene encoding subclass B1 metallo-beta-lactamase, whose amino-acid sequence MKRLLRPFLCLLLFCPACTLLAQAQQLQVTKIAPNVYVHTTYSEVGGVTYPSHGLVVSTKGGAVLIDTGWGNAPTEHLLAWIADNLKQPVTVCVATHWHEDKMGGAEALQAQAIPLAASELTAILAVANKKGAPDIVFETDTTFTVGKQPFEVYYPGGGHTADNVVVYLPRQKILFGGCLVKDLQANNLGNVADADLKNWPFAIQNLQQRYPEAKVVVPSHGPWGDRSLLNHTLKLLQHQKK is encoded by the coding sequence ATGAAGCGATTGCTGCGCCCGTTCCTATGCCTCTTGCTCTTCTGCCCTGCCTGTACTTTGCTGGCGCAGGCGCAACAGCTACAGGTTACTAAAATAGCGCCCAACGTGTACGTTCATACAACCTACAGCGAAGTGGGCGGCGTAACGTACCCCTCGCACGGCCTGGTGGTTTCTACAAAAGGAGGCGCTGTACTAATAGACACCGGCTGGGGCAACGCACCCACCGAGCACCTGCTGGCGTGGATAGCGGACAACCTGAAACAGCCTGTAACGGTATGCGTGGCCACTCACTGGCATGAGGATAAAATGGGCGGAGCTGAGGCGCTGCAGGCACAGGCCATTCCGCTTGCCGCTTCGGAGCTGACGGCAATACTAGCTGTTGCGAATAAAAAGGGAGCCCCGGACATTGTGTTTGAGACGGATACCACCTTTACGGTAGGGAAACAGCCCTTTGAAGTATACTATCCCGGCGGCGGCCACACAGCTGACAACGTGGTGGTTTACCTCCCCAGGCAAAAAATCCTGTTTGGGGGGTGCCTCGTGAAAGACCTTCAGGCGAACAACTTGGGCAACGTGGCTGATGCAGACCTTAAAAACTGGCCCTTCGCCATTCAGAACCTGCAGCAGCGGTACCCGGAGGCAAAGGTAGTGGTACCCAGCCACGGCCCCTGGGGCGACCGCAGCCTGCTAAACCACACGCTAAAGCTGTTGCAGCATCAGAAGAAGTAA
- the recF gene encoding DNA replication/repair protein RecF (All proteins in this family for which functions are known are DNA-binding proteins that assist the filamentation of RecA onto DNA for the initiation of recombination or recombinational repair.) yields the protein MLLENISLLFFKNYEEAALSFSEHINCFIGDNGSGKTNLLDAIHYLSMTKSAFPGTDAQSIKQGEDFFMVKGRFEVGDAKHTVQVSLKQGQKKTVTHNKSPYDKISDHIGRFPVVLISPYDTDLIREGSEERRKYFDSLISQLDHVYLEQLIQYNYILKQRNSLLKQFAERHYFDRDYLQILNEQLVPFGQQLVQARQRFLQEFVPIFQKHYHHISDSHEEVTLTYKSQLEGHDFAYKLQQAERKDTALQRTTVGPHKDDFVFLMDGNPVKSFGSQGQQKSYVIALKLAHFEVMDQRQHHKPLLLLDDIFDRLDEKRITKLMQMVAAHTFGQIFLTDTHLERTDKILEGLSESIRRFEVKKGKVKVIGKS from the coding sequence ATGCTCCTCGAAAATATCAGTTTGCTGTTTTTCAAAAACTATGAAGAAGCTGCGCTCAGCTTCTCGGAGCATATCAACTGCTTTATCGGCGACAACGGCAGCGGCAAAACAAACCTGCTCGACGCCATCCATTACCTCTCCATGACCAAAAGCGCCTTCCCCGGCACCGATGCCCAAAGTATAAAGCAGGGCGAGGATTTCTTTATGGTGAAGGGGCGCTTTGAGGTGGGCGACGCCAAACACACCGTGCAGGTAAGCCTGAAGCAGGGGCAGAAAAAGACCGTGACGCACAACAAGTCGCCCTACGATAAAATCAGCGACCACATCGGCCGCTTTCCGGTGGTGCTTATCTCCCCCTACGACACCGACCTGATACGCGAGGGTAGCGAGGAGCGCCGCAAGTACTTCGACAGCCTGATCTCGCAGCTCGACCACGTGTACCTGGAGCAGCTCATCCAGTACAACTACATCCTGAAACAGCGCAACTCCCTGCTCAAGCAGTTTGCCGAGCGCCACTATTTTGACCGCGATTACCTGCAGATCCTAAACGAGCAGCTGGTGCCCTTCGGCCAGCAGCTGGTGCAGGCGCGGCAGCGCTTTCTGCAGGAGTTCGTGCCCATTTTCCAGAAGCACTACCACCACATTTCCGATAGCCACGAGGAGGTAACGCTTACTTACAAAAGCCAGCTGGAAGGCCACGACTTTGCCTACAAACTGCAGCAGGCCGAACGGAAAGACACAGCCCTGCAGCGCACCACGGTAGGCCCGCACAAAGACGACTTCGTTTTTTTGATGGACGGTAACCCCGTGAAGAGCTTCGGCTCGCAGGGGCAGCAGAAGAGTTATGTGATCGCCCTAAAGCTGGCGCACTTTGAGGTAATGGACCAGCGGCAGCACCACAAGCCCCTGCTCCTGCTCGACGATATTTTCGACCGCCTGGACGAGAAGCGCATCACCAAACTCATGCAAATGGTGGCTGCCCACACCTTCGGCCAAATCTTCCTGACAGACACCCACCTGGAGCGCACCGACAAAATACTCGAAGGCCTCTCGGAAAGTATCCGTAGATTTGAGGTGAAGAAGGGGAAGGTTAAGGTGATTGGAAAGTCGTAG